From a region of the Vaginimicrobium propionicum genome:
- a CDS encoding TlyA family RNA methyltransferase, giving the protein MRLDKTLSARGLVRSRSQAQALIGRGVVEVNGVRVTKASTLVGDSDEIIIEARQWVSRAAYKLLGALEDLRAAGFELPLARTLDAGASTGGFSQVMLEEGAPVIYAVDVGHGQLAQELRADQRIKVREGLNLRDLQLSDLDSSPVDLIVGDVSFISLKLLLEPLSCVLKPGGKALLLVKPQFEVGRHNLGSGGVVRDEKLRLQAVEEVIEAAIRVKWRPLWQGQSKLPGPAGNIEHFVYFSS; this is encoded by the coding sequence ATGAGGCTAGATAAAACACTGTCCGCGCGGGGCCTAGTTAGGTCACGCAGCCAAGCCCAAGCCCTAATAGGTCGTGGAGTTGTGGAAGTCAACGGGGTTAGGGTTACAAAAGCGTCAACCTTAGTTGGAGATAGTGACGAAATTATCATCGAAGCTCGACAGTGGGTTTCGCGGGCAGCATACAAGCTATTGGGTGCTTTGGAAGACCTACGCGCAGCCGGATTTGAGCTACCATTAGCGCGCACTTTGGATGCCGGTGCCTCAACAGGAGGCTTTAGCCAAGTGATGCTTGAGGAAGGTGCACCGGTAATCTACGCGGTAGATGTTGGCCACGGTCAGCTTGCCCAAGAGCTGCGAGCAGATCAGCGGATCAAAGTCCGCGAGGGATTAAACCTTAGAGATTTGCAACTTAGCGATTTAGATTCTTCTCCTGTGGACTTAATCGTTGGTGACGTGTCTTTTATTTCGTTAAAACTGCTTTTAGAACCACTTTCCTGCGTTCTCAAACCCGGAGGGAAAGCCTTGCTATTGGTGAAACCTCAATTTGAGGTGGGACGTCACAATCTAGGTTCAGGCGGTGTTGTTAGAGACGAAAAGTTACGTCTGCAAGCAGTCGAAGAGGTTATTGAAGCTGCTATTAGAGTGAAATGGCGTCCACTATGGCAAGGCCAGAGCAAGTTACCTGGACCAGCTGGGAATATCGAGCATTTTGTCTATTTCTCCAGCTAA
- a CDS encoding NAD kinase: MNVDRRRVAFIVHNYREEAVDAAVEFVEGMKAYGIECLGLGERAIDVRERTKHVRLIDADELADDVEVLVVFGGDGTILAAAESAIPHGVPLLGVNLGHVGFLAELDRSHLPQLVTQVAERDYFVEKRLTLKVEVRDLEGQLVWESMAVNEASIEKFAREKMLDLMIEVDHRPLYRFGCDGLLVSTPSGSTAYAFSIGGPVVWPDVEAFLVVPKAAHALFARPMVLAPNSVVDVRVGDQLGSHMMLWCDGRRSVELDQSAHIHVERGQSPFLVARLSEQPFTSRLVKKFRLNVEGIRQQS; this comes from the coding sequence GTGAATGTTGATAGACGCCGCGTGGCTTTCATCGTCCACAACTACCGTGAGGAAGCCGTTGATGCTGCCGTTGAATTTGTTGAGGGAATGAAAGCCTACGGCATCGAATGTTTGGGTTTGGGTGAGCGCGCCATTGACGTGCGCGAGCGGACTAAACATGTGCGCTTAATTGACGCTGACGAATTAGCTGATGATGTTGAAGTGCTGGTCGTCTTCGGTGGGGACGGCACTATTCTAGCTGCCGCAGAGTCAGCCATTCCCCACGGTGTTCCGCTGCTAGGAGTCAACCTTGGTCACGTCGGATTCCTGGCGGAACTAGACCGATCTCATCTACCCCAACTAGTCACCCAGGTCGCCGAACGTGATTATTTTGTCGAGAAACGGTTAACCCTAAAAGTTGAAGTTCGCGACTTAGAAGGCCAACTTGTCTGGGAGTCGATGGCAGTAAACGAGGCTTCTATCGAAAAGTTTGCTCGCGAAAAAATGCTTGATCTAATGATTGAGGTTGATCATCGTCCCCTATACCGTTTTGGCTGCGATGGCTTGCTGGTATCCACCCCCAGTGGCTCCACCGCCTATGCGTTTTCTATAGGCGGGCCGGTGGTGTGGCCAGATGTGGAAGCGTTTTTGGTTGTTCCTAAAGCAGCTCACGCACTTTTTGCTCGTCCGATGGTGTTGGCTCCTAATTCTGTAGTCGATGTGCGGGTCGGCGACCAGTTGGGCTCACACATGATGTTGTGGTGTGATGGCCGTCGATCGGTAGAACTTGACCAAAGCGCTCACATTCATGTGGAACGTGGGCAAAGCCCATTTTTGGTCGCCAGACTATCTGAGCAGCCATTCACCTCCCGGTTAGTGAAGAAATTTCGATTAAATGTCGAAGGAATCCGGCAGCAAAGCTGA
- the recN gene encoding DNA repair protein RecN, with translation MLTSLRIKDLGVIDEVTLKPAPGLTALTGETGAGKTMIVTGLGILLGSRTDARLVRARARRSLVEGTFEVSNPDDLIQIGAEPEAGEVLFSRQISAAGRSQSFVQGVQVPLSKLASLVGEYATLHGQLEQIRLGTSQRQREVLDLAAGNEQLLADYRSCYAQRSRCVAELATITENAQARAREHDLLAFGLDEITKVDPKPGEDTELAVEAQKLQAIDDLRQLAARASRALTGSPTGEIDEPGAVGLLGEVKKQLSQVNDLDPLAATLAANAEQASFLVNDLAADVASYLADLDANPLRLEAIGERLASINDLRRKYGHTIEEILDWAAKASTRVLELTGDDERVENLTRKLAKLDAKLAIYGQELSESRRKAADRLASAVVAELAALAMPKARLRFELEPLKLPGPDGCEQVHLMFSANPGAGEGPLAKVASGGELSRIRLALEVVLAVNDPGHVFVFDEVDAGVGGAVATEIGRRLACLAKHSQVIVVTHLAQVAAFAHAHYRVAKSSAKDVTTSNLTLLNGQERLTELARMMSGTATQTALAHAKELLENATV, from the coding sequence ATGCTAACTTCACTACGGATCAAAGACTTAGGTGTCATCGATGAAGTGACCCTAAAACCTGCCCCAGGTTTGACTGCTCTGACCGGTGAAACGGGTGCCGGTAAAACCATGATTGTTACTGGGCTAGGTATTTTGCTTGGCTCTAGGACTGATGCTCGATTAGTTAGAGCTAGGGCAAGACGATCACTGGTTGAAGGGACATTCGAGGTTTCTAACCCAGATGACTTGATACAGATAGGTGCCGAGCCAGAAGCAGGAGAAGTCTTATTTTCTAGGCAGATTAGTGCTGCTGGACGTTCTCAGTCTTTCGTTCAAGGGGTGCAGGTTCCGTTGAGCAAGCTAGCGTCTTTGGTTGGGGAATATGCCACCTTGCATGGTCAATTAGAACAGATCCGTTTGGGAACTTCCCAGCGGCAGCGAGAGGTTTTAGATTTAGCGGCAGGCAATGAGCAGTTACTTGCTGACTACCGTTCTTGTTATGCCCAGCGTTCCCGTTGTGTTGCTGAGTTAGCTACGATCACTGAGAATGCTCAGGCTAGAGCTAGGGAACATGATCTGTTGGCTTTCGGGTTGGACGAAATCACCAAGGTAGATCCCAAACCTGGCGAGGATACCGAATTAGCTGTTGAGGCACAGAAACTTCAAGCCATAGATGATTTACGTCAATTAGCGGCTAGGGCGAGCCGCGCCCTAACAGGCTCACCAACTGGCGAGATTGATGAGCCAGGTGCGGTTGGGTTGTTAGGTGAAGTCAAAAAACAATTATCCCAGGTTAATGACTTAGATCCTTTAGCAGCCACACTCGCCGCGAACGCTGAACAGGCATCGTTCTTGGTCAATGATTTAGCTGCTGACGTAGCCAGCTACCTAGCCGATTTAGACGCCAACCCGCTAAGGCTGGAAGCTATCGGTGAGCGCTTGGCCAGCATTAACGATTTGCGGCGAAAATATGGTCACACTATTGAAGAAATTCTTGATTGGGCTGCAAAAGCAAGTACACGAGTATTAGAACTGACCGGCGATGATGAGCGGGTCGAAAATTTAACTCGTAAGTTGGCGAAATTGGATGCCAAGTTAGCAATTTATGGCCAAGAATTGAGTGAAAGTCGTCGTAAAGCCGCAGACCGATTAGCTAGTGCTGTCGTGGCAGAGTTAGCAGCTCTAGCTATGCCGAAAGCTAGATTGCGCTTTGAGTTGGAGCCTCTTAAACTCCCAGGACCGGATGGTTGCGAACAAGTACATTTAATGTTCTCGGCGAACCCTGGTGCTGGTGAAGGTCCGCTGGCAAAAGTAGCCTCGGGTGGCGAACTTTCTCGAATCCGGCTAGCACTTGAAGTAGTCCTTGCAGTAAACGATCCAGGTCATGTTTTCGTATTTGATGAAGTAGATGCCGGAGTTGGTGGTGCAGTAGCCACTGAGATTGGCCGTCGACTTGCCTGCCTAGCCAAACACTCCCAAGTGATAGTGGTTACTCACCTGGCTCAAGTCGCCGCTTTTGCCCACGCTCATTACCGTGTTGCTAAATCGAGTGCTAAAGATGTGACCACAAGTAATTTGACTTTACTGAACGGCCAAGAGCGACTAACAGAATTGGCGCGCATGATGTCTGGAACCGCAACTCAAACCGCTCTAGCGCATGCTAAGGAGCTATTGGAAAACGCGACCGTCTAG
- a CDS encoding HAD-IIA family hydrolase, with product MKRLIDDYDAALFDLDGVVYLGMEPVVGAVDGIAMLRKLGKKVGFVTNNSARFPQTVVDHLVALGIPCTLEDVITSTQASIRMMRREIHDGARILVCGSPALATQLAEAGYQIVETWQEKPDAVIIGYDPKITWPRLDQAAIAIANGAKWFASNTDSTRPTAEGTVPGAGAIVAAVGLCVPDQQPMVAGKPYAPLLDLTVERLSAKAPIFVGDRLDTDIEGAVGVGMDSFLVFTGTHGKRDLIEAVQDQRPTWIGADIRSMCQAPRQANLSGNTARCGCEEVQLIDSKLVLKTNPTGLEAQLDALWAGTQLAWENERVDAEDFLVRLDELH from the coding sequence ATGAAACGGCTAATTGATGATTATGATGCGGCTCTATTCGACTTAGATGGCGTCGTCTATTTAGGAATGGAGCCAGTAGTTGGCGCAGTAGATGGTATCGCTATGCTGCGCAAACTAGGCAAAAAAGTTGGTTTCGTCACTAATAATTCCGCTAGATTTCCGCAAACTGTGGTTGATCACCTAGTCGCACTTGGAATTCCATGCACATTAGAGGACGTCATTACCAGCACTCAAGCCTCAATTAGGATGATGCGTCGTGAAATTCATGATGGCGCTCGCATTCTGGTTTGCGGTTCGCCAGCGCTTGCCACTCAGCTAGCTGAGGCTGGCTACCAGATAGTTGAAACTTGGCAAGAAAAACCCGACGCGGTAATCATTGGCTATGATCCGAAAATTACCTGGCCGCGGTTAGATCAAGCTGCAATAGCAATAGCAAACGGAGCCAAGTGGTTCGCCTCCAACACAGATTCGACCCGCCCGACCGCAGAAGGAACGGTTCCAGGAGCAGGTGCCATTGTGGCGGCTGTTGGTCTTTGCGTTCCAGACCAGCAACCGATGGTTGCTGGAAAGCCATACGCTCCACTACTTGATCTGACGGTGGAAAGATTGTCAGCCAAAGCCCCGATTTTTGTGGGGGATCGTCTTGATACCGATATTGAAGGTGCGGTTGGAGTGGGAATGGATTCATTCCTGGTCTTCACTGGCACGCACGGAAAACGAGACCTTATAGAGGCTGTTCAAGATCAACGTCCAACCTGGATTGGGGCGGACATCCGTTCTATGTGCCAGGCTCCAAGACAAGCTAATCTTTCTGGAAATACAGCTCGTTGTGGATGTGAAGAAGTGCAGCTGATAGACAGCAAACTCGTTCTAAAAACGAACCCCACGGGGCTGGAGGCTCAGCTTGATGCGCTTTGGGCGGGCACTCAATTAGCCTGGGAAAATGAGCGGGTTGATGCTGAAGATTTCCTAGTGAGGTTAGATGAACTCCACTAA